AGAGGAGTCATTTTGAGCTGCTGCAACCTGTTCTGGTTGGATTAAGCCCGCATCAAGCGATCCGTTCTTGAATGCAACCAATTGGTCCAGTGTTTGGGAGTTACCGTAGAACAGGTTAATCTTCTTCATTGTCACCTTGGTATAATAGTTCGGATTCGGTACTAAAGTCCCCTCCGTGGCGGCCTTGTATGTCTTCAACATATACGGCCCATCAGACACAATTTTACTTGGGTTCGTCCAATCAGACGGTTTCATGTTCTCAACGACCTTCTGATCGAGCGGCACCATCCAATCAGATGTAGGTAGGCAGATATCTTGCAACATGTTTGCATCAGGTCGATCCAACGTAATTTCAACGGTGTAATCGTCAGGTGCTTTAACACCGAGTGCCGATGCCGGCTTCGCACCCGTCCGCACATCCATCATGTTCAGAATTGGAACATCGCCCAAAGGCACGGACGCAGCTTTGGTTGCGACGGACAGTGTCGGTGAAACCGCCCGTTGCATTGCATAGACAAAGCTCTGTGCCGTTACCGGATCGCCATTGGTGAACTTCGCATCTTTGCGCAAGTGGAATGTCCATACCGTATTATTCTTGCTGCTCTCCCATGACGTCGCAATGCCGGCGGTCGGTTTTCCATTAGGTCCAGTGTGAACCAGCCCCTCAAATATTCCTACGCCGTCTTGATACATTTCCCAGGAGAACAATCCGGGGTCAAATCCGTGGCCATCGTCGATGAACGACATCGAAAACGTATCTTTTGCATCCGAAGCTGCACTGCCTTGGCTACCAGTAGGTGTCTGTGTGCCGTTATTGCTGTTGCTGGTCGAATTACCACTTGAACACCCTGTTGCCATACCCATTACGATGGTAGTTGCTATACCCGCTATGAACCACTGACGCTTCATTAAGAGACACACCTCTTTCTCCTCAGTCTTGTGAATATGAATGAAGAACTACGAGAGTGGGGGCGAAAACCAGCACATGACCTGACCTTCAACTACACAAAATATGATTTTATTCAGGGGTGTTATGGCGGATTATTTCTCTATAGTTAGATTTATCGGAAAATATATCCCCTGTCAACACATTATTTATGTAACTGCGTCTAGGCCGTTTGCGTTAAGCAAGGGATACCCACGTTCCACATGCAGCTGAATGACGTGCCGCCAACAGCACTTCCACGGCACGAACCGTATCAGCGAACGACACAGCGGGTGCAATCCCATCCGTCATGCGCCGAAACTCGTCAACACACCCGACGTACCCGTATTCCTCGAGCGGTGATTCGGCATCGACAGATGGAATCCATACGGAATCCGTTCCCTCACGGGTGATAACGATCATGCCATACCCGTGTACATGACTTGCCCCAACCAGCTGTATCGTGCAGATCAAGCCATCAGCATAGGCCAAGTGGATCAACCCGAAGTCCTCTGATTGGCTTTGGTCGAACACGCGCTTTGTGCTTTGCGCAAACACCCGCCGCACATCGGATCCAAAATTGAGAAACATCAGTTCTAAGCCGTGAACACCCATATTGACAAGTGTCCCGCCACCGCGCGTCGGATCATCCTGCCATGCGTTCGCTGGCTTGAGATACCCCTCTATCGAGTGGAATACAGATGCTTGTGCGTGCAGAATGTGACTACGGTCGACTTGCTGAGTTCGATCCGCCTGCCGACGAAACACGGGACTGAATCGCAATATGGACGAACTGAAAACCAACGAATCTGCATTCACTGCTTCCTGTAGTTCTGATAGCGAACGGCTGTCGACAGTCATACACTTGTCGATAAACGTCGGGATGTTCCGGCGGATAAACGGAATGGAAAACTGGTGATGGAGGTGGCTCTCAGTACAGATCATGACACCGCTTAGACCCGTTTCAAGCAGTTCAGCAAAGTCCGTGTGGGCTACTGCATTGGGGAACTGATCATCAAATGCCTTCATCCGCTCCGGACAACTATCCCAAAAATGAAGCTCGACATCGGAGGTTCTCTGTAAAATCTCCGCAAATGTAAATGGATGGCTGAGGGCGAGTCCCACCAACCCAACCTTACGAACAGTCCCCGACATGATGAATTCTCCTTTCCACGTGCAATCGACAACCCATCACAATACAATTTCCTTTCCGGTATTTGCCGACTCATAAATTGCATGAATGATGTCAACTGCCTTGCGGGCCTCTTCTCCAGAGACCATTGGATCGCGGTGTTCTAGAATGGCCGCTGCCATGTCCTGCACGAAGGCATAGTGACCGTTAAAGTCCTGGTTGTTGACACTGGGTGCGGCCACGTTCGAATCCCGAATTGTCCATTCGACAATGCCGGTGTCGTCAAAAATAACGGTTCCGCGCTCGCCATGAAGCTCAAAGCGCGTGAGTCGCTCAGGGTACACACTCGTCGCTCCCTCGATCACGCCAAATGCACCATTTTGGTACTCCACCACTGCCACAGCCGTATCCTCCACTTCGATATTGCGAACTAAGGCAGCTGCCCTCCCAAACACACGCTTCACACCGCCGGCCAGCCATTGGATCAGATCGACACCGTGAACCCCTTGGTTCATCAGTGCACCGCCGCCGTCAAACTTCCATGTTCCCCGCCACCCGGCGGAATTGTAATATGCCTCGTCACGGTAGTACTTTAACTGTGCATCACAGAGCACGAGTCTCCCGAACGCTCCATCCGAGATGGCCTGTTTAACCGCCTGACTGACAGGAAAGGCACGTCTTTGATAGACGACTCCGAGTCGGACATCGGCCCGCCGGCAAGCTGTGATCATGTCCGTCATGCGCGGGCTCGTAATTTCCAGTGGCTTTTCACAAAGAACGTGTTTCCCATACTGAGCCGCCCTCACGACAACTTCACCGTGAAAACCGCTCGGCACGCATACACTGACGACATCCACTGAGCCGTCTCGCAACATTTCCTCGTAGTCTTGATAGACTTGAGAGACACCGTACGTCTGTGCAAACGTCTTGGCCTTGTCGAGATCGACATCCGACACAGCAACCAACTCGGTGTCCGGGCACGCGAGGATATTTTCGGCGTGAAGAGGCGATATCACACCGCACCCGACGATGCCAAAGCGGATCTTGTTCGGTGACATGTTGTTCCCTCACTTTCAACTGTGTTCCGTCGCAAACCGCCGTGTTTTCACGTCGAGACGGTGAATTCCTCTAACTTAGTCAAGCTGATATCGCACCCGAGTCCATCCCCGATGGGCAGTTGAATCACTCCGCCTTCCAGATTTCCTTTGTTGACCACCGGATCGTCTTGGAGAAAAAAAGGCCCGTTCAAGTCAACTGGGTGCGTGATCCCGATGGCATCAAAGAGTAAAGCACCGGCGGACAACCCCAGTGTGGATTCCGTCAAGCCGCCGCCCAGCAAATCAAGTCCCAACTCATGTGCGATCTCGCCACTGAGTTTGGCCCGTCCAAGTCCGCCCATTTTTGTAACCTTAACGACGATGGCATCGCAAGCCTCAACACGAGCGGCAGTCATGACATCCCGTGGGGACAGGATGGATTCATCCAACGCTATCGGAACGTCTATCACGCTCCGCAGAGTTGCGTGGCCGTGCAGGTCATGAGCTTTCAGCGGCTGTTCAAACACGTTTGCCCCAATGCGAGCTAAATAGTTCCCCACGACCCGCGCATCAGACAGTTGATAGCCTTGATTGGCATCGACGCGAAGAAACACTTGTTGTCCAACTGTCTCAATCGCCTCAAGGATGGCTAAGTCCGTTTCCAGCCCAAACCCGATCTTCACGTCAATACCTGTAAACCCCTGGGAAATAGCCGCTTGCGCTTTGGCTTCTACTTCCCTCGGATCCCGGCTGCTAATCAGATAGGAAAGGGCCGCATCAATCGGCTTGGGTCGACTCCAGAGAAACGACAGCGGGCGGTGACATGCCCTTGCCGCAGCGTCGTGAATGGCCATATCGATGGCCGACTTTGCAATGGGCTGACCGATTTGTGGCCCGTTGGCAATGACTCCGTCCATTGCCTGGTGGACTCCCTCAAGGTTATCGATTCGACACCCTAAGATCGCTGGGGCCAAGTAGTTGCGGATCGTTGACACGACCGTCTCGATGGTCTCATAGCTCCAACGATGGCTAGGGCGCGCTTCGCCCCAACCTGTAAACCCTTCCTCTGTCACGACGCGAACGTAGACGTGTGGCGCACCAGTCGCACGATCCCCTACTGACCCCGCAGCGATTTGAAAACTCTGCCGCATCGGCAAACTCATAGGAAATATATCGACGCTGACAATTCTCACGGCAGAACCCTCCTTACGCCGCGCCTACAGATACGGTTCGAAGTATAGTCAGATTACTGAAAACTCGTACTCTTCCACAGATTGTTCAAAAACTGGACCGTATTGTCGTAAACCTGATGATAAAACGGATCGGGATTTTCGTACGCCGTCACGAGTGTCTTGGAGTTCAAGTACCAGCTCTTCATGACATTCCCTTCATACCCAAATACGTTCCCGCCGGTGAAGTAGTCGAAGTACTTGTTGTCTGCTGTCTGCGCCAAACTGGTATTCGTTGACGTCACATCCCAATGGGCTTCCATTTCAATCCCCATATGGTAGTACTTTCCCATATCCGCCACTGACTGAAGCCGATCCGCCGCATTGATTCCCCAGTTGAACGACACGTTGGGCTGCACCATGACATCGTCAAATCCAAGTTGTTGCCAGTGCGTTACGCCGACTGCACCGTAATACGGAATCCAGTAAAATTTCATATCAGCGCGATGTACCAGTTTGGAAGTCCCTTGAATCAGACTTGCGTCGAGCGGATCAGTAACCGTGAGGGACTCTGGGTTCCAGTAAAACCCAACAAGTTGGAGATTGTCGAAGTGAGCACTTTGCCAACGTTTCATTACTTCGTCGATGTACCAGCCGATGGCTTTGAGCTTATTTTGGTAGGCTGCGTCCTGGCCGACATCGGCCGGATTTAAGTCGAGGTTCATCTGTGAGGAATCGATGGGCCCAAAGTTGCTCGGATCACTCGTCAAGCTTGGGATGGTAATGACGACTTTCTCTTTGAACTTCGCGTCGTGAAGTTGTTGTTTGGTCGTGCCCACTGCTTGGTCCAGAGCCGACAGTTCAATGTTGGAAGAGAACAAATCATCCAACCAACCCGTCCATCCAGCACTTGACGTCGCTAGATTCGAGGAATACGGACCAAACAACGTTGCATCGAATAGCCAACCTTTTGGCGTGCCATTTGCGTCTTCCTGCGCCACCATCGGCAAAAAGTCGTTCTCCGTCCACGTCCCTATCGATCCGTTTGATCCCGTGTACACCAGCTGCATATTGTCAACACCAGCGGAGGCGGGATCGCTCGTGGTCAAATACCCAGGCGGTGTCCCTCTGCCCCATCCTGCAGATGGTACATCAGACGCATGATATTGCGGGGTACTCGGGAGTCCCGGTGCATCCGGATCCACCAAGAAGTTGTCGCCCATGATTTGTGACAAACTATGCCCTTTCGGCGTGAGCGGCGCCGCATGCACATCTGGTACCGTTGAACCAAATACGGAAAATTCATCAGTGAAAGCGAACACCTTGTCGTCAAATTGAGCACGAATATACTGCGCGTTGATATTGGTATCAAGTTGATAGCTTTGGCTTTGCGGCGTGTAGTCTCCACCGCCCTGAGCCGACCAAGTTGTCCCGATGCGATACCAATCGGTTCCGTTGTTCGACGCATAGTAGGTCACGCTGTCTGGAAATTCGATCCCCGCTCCTAAGTTCTGCAGGAAATCCAGAGAAACACGTCGAACATTCTCGACGTCGCCGAGGTTGACAACAATGCTTCTGCCGTATTGCCGGAGCAGTCCAACCCAGCCTTTGTCGGAATAGCTGAGTGAAGCAAATTGACCGTCCGTCAATTGTCCGGAATCAGAAAAATTAGATTGCTCAGATTGAAAAAGTTCATCCGGCCACTGTGTTCCGATGGTATATGGTTTGCCAACTGCAATATCAGGCAATGTTTGTTGTTGACTTTTTGCAGGAGAACCCGCTGCGTTCGTCGTCGAGGTTGGTGTAGTCGTACCACTGTCAGTTGCAGCAGGCCCTTGTGGAAATTCCATCCGCGGTCCCACCGTTGGCGGTTGCGTGTTGGGGGGTAAG
This is a stretch of genomic DNA from Alicyclobacillus dauci. It encodes these proteins:
- a CDS encoding peptide ABC transporter substrate-binding protein, translating into MKRQWFIAGIATTIVMGMATGCSSGNSTSNSNNGTQTPTGSQGSAASDAKDTFSMSFIDDGHGFDPGLFSWEMYQDGVGIFEGLVHTGPNGKPTAGIATSWESSKNNTVWTFHLRKDAKFTNGDPVTAQSFVYAMQRAVSPTLSVATKAASVPLGDVPILNMMDVRTGAKPASALGVKAPDDYTVEITLDRPDANMLQDICLPTSDWMVPLDQKVVENMKPSDWTNPSKIVSDGPYMLKTYKAATEGTLVPNPNYYTKVTMKKINLFYGNSQTLDQLVAFKNGSLDAGLIQPEQVAAAQNDSSLKSQLNMWDTSAQYSYVPLPSKNTALQNKNIRLAFEMAIDKNAICQGVLKGTASPAYGYFTPNWLDPWMADNKVDYNVDKAKQLLANAGYPDGKGFPTVIILVGSTTDHVAEAIQQMWEQNLGVKVQLQAEEWGQFVTDMKKQLPANEVGWLNSSTNAKYPQQMLPTTPSSWLINHTDLAKGYMNPSAYSGWLKIDNNQDLDAAKKENQEYPIFQQNLPKDYLDTLNLGVEAYQKQDDSLMKQYFTQMEQNAYTIPIYTPKQPILLRKDVQGYYPNKFLLIDPPVWLNYITKSN
- a CDS encoding Gfo/Idh/MocA family protein yields the protein MSGTVRKVGLVGLALSHPFTFAEILQRTSDVELHFWDSCPERMKAFDDQFPNAVAHTDFAELLETGLSGVMICTESHLHHQFSIPFIRRNIPTFIDKCMTVDSRSLSELQEAVNADSLVFSSSILRFSPVFRRQADRTQQVDRSHILHAQASVFHSIEGYLKPANAWQDDPTRGGGTLVNMGVHGLELMFLNFGSDVRRVFAQSTKRVFDQSQSEDFGLIHLAYADGLICTIQLVGASHVHGYGMIVITREGTDSVWIPSVDAESPLEEYGYVGCVDEFRRMTDGIAPAVSFADTVRAVEVLLAARHSAACGTWVSLA
- a CDS encoding Gfo/Idh/MocA family protein gives rise to the protein MSPNKIRFGIVGCGVISPLHAENILACPDTELVAVSDVDLDKAKTFAQTYGVSQVYQDYEEMLRDGSVDVVSVCVPSGFHGEVVVRAAQYGKHVLCEKPLEITSPRMTDMITACRRADVRLGVVYQRRAFPVSQAVKQAISDGAFGRLVLCDAQLKYYRDEAYYNSAGWRGTWKFDGGGALMNQGVHGVDLIQWLAGGVKRVFGRAAALVRNIEVEDTAVAVVEYQNGAFGVIEGATSVYPERLTRFELHGERGTVIFDDTGIVEWTIRDSNVAAPSVNNQDFNGHYAFVQDMAAAILEHRDPMVSGEEARKAVDIIHAIYESANTGKEIVL
- a CDS encoding mandelate racemase/muconate lactonizing enzyme family protein translates to MRIVSVDIFPMSLPMRQSFQIAAGSVGDRATGAPHVYVRVVTEEGFTGWGEARPSHRWSYETIETVVSTIRNYLAPAILGCRIDNLEGVHQAMDGVIANGPQIGQPIAKSAIDMAIHDAAARACHRPLSFLWSRPKPIDAALSYLISSRDPREVEAKAQAAISQGFTGIDVKIGFGLETDLAILEAIETVGQQVFLRVDANQGYQLSDARVVGNYLARIGANVFEQPLKAHDLHGHATLRSVIDVPIALDESILSPRDVMTAARVEACDAIVVKVTKMGGLGRAKLSGEIAHELGLDLLGGGLTESTLGLSAGALLFDAIGITHPVDLNGPFFLQDDPVVNKGNLEGGVIQLPIGDGLGCDISLTKLEEFTVST
- a CDS encoding DUF4855 domain-containing protein; protein product: MRKLLLTSMVTMLATGMPVLLSTAYADTTTTASTAETSTVSPQAEAALNASESVLHGPASDVLRPGANPDDPSEYPYLPPNTQPPTVGPRMEFPQGPAATDSGTTTPTSTTNAAGSPAKSQQQTLPDIAVGKPYTIGTQWPDELFQSEQSNFSDSGQLTDGQFASLSYSDKGWVGLLRQYGRSIVVNLGDVENVRRVSLDFLQNLGAGIEFPDSVTYYASNNGTDWYRIGTTWSAQGGGDYTPQSQSYQLDTNINAQYIRAQFDDKVFAFTDEFSVFGSTVPDVHAAPLTPKGHSLSQIMGDNFLVDPDAPGLPSTPQYHASDVPSAGWGRGTPPGYLTTSDPASAGVDNMQLVYTGSNGSIGTWTENDFLPMVAQEDANGTPKGWLFDATLFGPYSSNLATSSAGWTGWLDDLFSSNIELSALDQAVGTTKQQLHDAKFKEKVVITIPSLTSDPSNFGPIDSSQMNLDLNPADVGQDAAYQNKLKAIGWYIDEVMKRWQSAHFDNLQLVGFYWNPESLTVTDPLDASLIQGTSKLVHRADMKFYWIPYYGAVGVTHWQQLGFDDVMVQPNVSFNWGINAADRLQSVADMGKYYHMGIEMEAHWDVTSTNTSLAQTADNKYFDYFTGGNVFGYEGNVMKSWYLNSKTLVTAYENPDPFYHQVYDNTVQFLNNLWKSTSFQ